One Salvia miltiorrhiza cultivar Shanhuang (shh) unplaced genomic scaffold, IMPLAD_Smil_shh original_scaffold_455, whole genome shotgun sequence genomic window, AAAATCAATCAATGGATCGGAATGAAAACGGCTAAACCACAAAAAGTCGAACATCATTTCATGTCTTtcattggaggaggaagaggtaagAGAAGCAAGAACTTCCTTAAAGCTCTTTGGATCGGGACTGTTTGACTGATCTGGAAGTataggaatgagagtaggtttgagaacaagaattgggaggtgtccaatcttgttaatgaggtcaaagggaggctttggagctggaacaaaatcTTCCATGTGGTCGAGTCCAATGTTCCTTTTACCTTGTGGTGCTCTAACGAGTACGCACCACTTGTatgatgtttttggtactcctgGTACCGCCCCAgtattttaatagatttttaattgatcaaaaaaaaaaattccattcCTTTGTAGTTCATAAGTAGTTGAATGTGACATAAAACAAACAAGAGGATTGAAAAAGaggatataaataaaataggTAGAGAAATAAGAATGAGGTGAGTGTATTGTTGCACTGGAAACATTCTGCACATTGTTTTTGATGGGCATCTACACAAGATCAAGTTTTATACAAATTCCTACTACAACCAACCAACAATCTTTTTTCCAAAGAATTGAAGCCCAAATTCCTTCCCTTGCTCTCTCACTTCACCATCACTTGTTTCAACTCCCATCAAACAACACCAATGTCTGCACATCATTCATGCCAATACCAACCAAACATCATATGCTCAATCCACAATTCCTAAACCAAGCAACAACAATCATGTGATGTGAAGCTGCAAACCACAAGCATCTTACTCAAAAAAATAGCACCAAATAATCTTAATCTACATAAAGTATCACTTCCTGCCTATCATTATCAAATGATTTTCCTTTACTAGGCAGCCGGCGGCACTTAACATTAATGTTTCTCTTCTGCACATAACAATTCATCAACTTCAGTTTCTTCACATGAATACGATAAATATAGAGGAATACACACATAAGGTGGTAAAGAGATCTCGTGAAAATAGGGGAAACCAGGAATCTGATTCCAAAGATGGTTTAGGAAAACCACCAACAGCCATTACTGCTTTAGATGATTTCCACCAGTTCAGTCTTTTGGCATATGTAGTCAAGGTACAAACTGCAGATTTTACGTTAGTATAAACTGCTACCGAGAAAATTGAAACATAGCATGGTTGGAGAGTGAAAAAACTGAGATGAGGAATGAAGGCTTGGCTTACTAAACATGCAGTGTACCTATATTATATGCAGAAACCAGAAAGAGCTGATAGACAGCCAAAGAATGAGTTTTGTATGAAGCAATTGCTTTAATAATGCCTAACATCCCTGGAGCGAGAGAACCACACACAGCAGAAAGAAGGTTAACCACAACATAAGCTTCTAGTAAAGCCACAACAAGATATGTGTGTGCAATAATGTGCCTAGTATGTGCTTCAATGTTCAAGGAAACAGTTTCTAGCAAAACACGATAATTTCCTGCAGGTCTTTGGCTAACAGCTTCCAGTTTAAATGTATCACGTTCCTAGGCGGCTAGGCTGACTTGCTTGCCACTAATTTAGCCTGGTCGATGTAAACAGAAGCTCATGATCTATGAACCTCCGAAAACTTTCAATGACGAAATACATATTTTCTGGATAATATCAACTCCACACGATCACAGAAGTTTTACAGAGTAAGTCTGAACATAGAAACCCAAttacaaaattcaaaaccaAAGAACAAACAAATCACACCAGGATTTCCTTGAAGCAAAGCACAATAGATGCTCTAGATAAAAAAATCTTTCATATCTACCTCAAAAGGCATAACAATTTAGAAACCATCTCAAGCTCTTCCCTCCTACTTTGAGACTAACAGCTTTCAGAACTCAATTTCACTCAGTATCTTGAGCTCCTTTTTCCTTGTTAATCATCCTATCTATACCCAACTGTCACAATCTTTTTCATAATTTTGAAGTGCAGGGGGATGGGAGATATATACTTCAATTTTGTTCAGTGGCAAAATCATTGCATTCCCTGAAAGTTGTGTCTGGAGTTTATTGCAACGGCTTAGGACGCCTACTTAAAGGACACATTAACTCCAAGTTGCAACTACTTATCAACAAAGGTTATGGAGATGGCGCAAGAGTACAGAATCCACCAAGAAATGGatgttaaataattaaaatgtcaACATGTCTCATCTCCATTACCATTAGACATTAGTAATGTCAACACAACTCTCAGAATAACTTTTAAAAACGAATTAAGGAAAGCAGTATCAAATCTCTATGAAAAAATGTCCAACATGTGGCATCTCTATTAGTAACAACTATCATCTTATGCATCAAACTAGAATGCTGTTTTCTGCATAACTCTTAAGATTTTTTAAAGGTGAATTAAGCAAAGCAGTAGAATAGATTAATAAAACTCAGTGGTATCAGAAGATTTAAAGACAGTAGATATTCCCTTGCACAAGAATGTCATTTTACTTGTACGAAAACCAAAATACAGCACAACATTAAACCATTCACATAAAAACCTAGCTATAATTAAATGACACAAACTTACTTTTAGGAAGAGTAAACTTTGTTTTAGGGAGAGAAAGAACCAATCTTGACCTTCACACTCAAAATTGATTGAATCAGAAAACTGAAAACACTAGGCATACGCACTAAAACATAGCCCAAAATGCTAGCTTGAACATAATCCAGGGCatacaaaatacaaaattaatagaCAAAAACCTAAAGCAGCTTTCATATTTCACCAGATCTACTTAACAACTAAAACAGAAACACTAGAAGAGTAGCATAATCGAGTTACCCTTAACCGTCAAGGTTCCCCTGACCGCTGCTGGCACCACCGCCACTCCCGTAGGAGCCATCCTCAGCCCCCGTCTGCCACACCGACTGCCAGGCctgcgacggcggcggcggcggctgcacGTAAACCCCCGGATCCACGGCGGGGCGGCCCATCATCGGCTGGCCCATGGGCGGATAGTAGTAGGGCACGCCGGTGACCCCCGCGGGGGGCCCCACAATCCCCCCGAGGGCGGCCGCCTCGTCCTTAATCTCGTCCCTGGGCACAATGTCGACGAGGAAGTCGAAGATGTCGGTGCGCGTGATGGCGGCGGCGATGTCGTTCTTCTGCAGCGTGCGGCGCTTGTTCTCCTCGGCGTGGAGCCACGAGCGGATCGTGAGCTCGAGGATGAAGAGCTCGCACGCCTTCGCGAAGAGGATGGGCGCCTCCGCCGAGATCATGCGGACGTCCTCGTCGGCCTTCATGATCTTCTTGATCCGAGCCAGGGGGAGCTGGTGGTTTTTGAAATCGTTCACCTGCTCGATCTCCTGCTTCTGGTAATTCCAGAACACCTGCAATtgatgctgctgctgctgcaggaGGTTCTGGTACGGCGGCTGCGACGGGtaccccgccgccgccgccgccgccgcgcccGGCGGGTACGGCGGCGCCGCGCTCTGCTGCGGGTTGTTTTCCATTTACTCAGGGATTTTTCTTCCTCTTGGCGATGCGAAATTGAGATTGGGGAAAtttctgattttattttattttttcagctTTTTGGATTTATGAGAAAgaagatgagatatatataaCACTACTATATTGGGAGTGGGCTTCGCTTCCTTCATCCACGCACATGTACAGTGTGGGATGCGTATGGTACAATCATTTCGGTTCAAATTGGAGTGGCGATAGTGTTTTTGGGTGTGGCAGGGGATTCATTTTAGGAGTGTGCTTAGCTTTGTCGTACAGATATTTAGGTAATTTGGTTGGAACTAAAATCTAATTTTTGTGagattatgtatttttatattaaaaataaatgtgcGGCGTTATATGATTGAACCTTCAACTATTGGTTTGGgaaatattttatgttacaTATTTTTGTGCAATAAAAAGGTGATATTTtgaaagggaaaaagaaaaagagaaaaacaatGTGAACCAATGGTTAATATCTTATCTATGAAGGTGGAGTATGATTGGTGGGTATATATAGGGATGTCCTCATGGATTATGACTCGGATGATTGGACACACTTTTATTGAAAAGGGTTTTGATGCATTaaccaaaaaaaataagtagggctgggaatcgggtcgggttcgggtaccctatccgaaaaaatcgggtacccgaactcgaaaataccctaaacccactacccgatcccgaccccgaaattgaaatcgggtaccctaatacccgatatTTTTTAAGCCATTTCCCTAAAGTTTAGAAATTCAGCAAGAAAACCATCAAGTTCAAATCAGCAAGAAAACCAGCAAACCTAGATCTGCCCTTCGACATGTTGACAATTTCACCACCTTGATTTATAAACAGAGCAAGAAATTCAGCAAGAAAACCAGCAAGTTCAAATCATTTGTGACGTTGTCGAAATTCATACAGATCAAGAAAATCATACAAATCAATTCCAATTCAATGAGACAATGACCAAATTCAAAGcagcaaattcaacattaacatagaaaatatgtatttaaaaaaaaaaaaaaaagaagaagaagaagaagtgggAGGCGCGGAGGGATTCTCGAACTGGAAATCTGGAAGTCCAGGAGTAGGAGGCGCGGCGCGGTGGGGGCGATTCGACGGGAATGGGACGGCTGACGGGGTGGGAGGTTCAGCTACGTCGGAGGCGGAGCGACTGGGCGCCGCTGTCgtcggagctcggaggcggAGCGACTGGGCGAGGGTCGCGGTGGGACTGGGAATGAGCTTCCCACTGGCGACGGCCGAGGAGAACGGCGGGCGGGCGCTGGGTCGCCGGAGACGGGATTGGGATTTGGGATTGGGATTGGGGATTTGGGATTTGGGAATTGAAAATGAATGGGAACAGTCGAACAGAACGAGCGTAAAATGAATGAGAGCAGCTTAATtaaatagtataaaatatatttaataaataattcgggtatttcgggtatacccgatacccgatcgggtatacccgatacccgattttttcataccctaaatacccgatcccgaatttttcgggtatagggtacccgatacccgattttttcgggtcgggtatcgggtacccgattacccgatcccgaaattcccagccctaaaaATAAGCATTCAAGAATACAAGTACATAGTATTCCCTCTCCTCATAAAAAATGTGAGATGATTTCGagtacatgaattttaataaaatattactccctcgttcacaaaaattatatatttattactccTTTCATGTTATTAAGCTTGTTGGATCCATTTCTTTTGAATACGGTTATTAAGGGAAGTATAATTAGTATagtaaaaatgtataaataattgAGGgcatattgtttgtagtgtaaaattattaccaaatatAGAAATAGGAAAAGAACAATAGGACAacccgaaaaagaaaaaatgacaaGATCAATAGGACAGATCGTAtactattttcgtccgtccacaaatattgtgtgttttccttttttaaaaacctcttttatactttaaacctcattcacactcaatatttacaaaacacTCACcttttacttttacaatttggtggaCTCAATACTATCatttaacactaaaatcacatATTTCAaccttttttattaaaatttgtatcatcCACTTAaccacacactctttgtggacggcGATTAAGTGAATAAAAAGCTTACAAATAATATTGTATTAGGATTCCCTAAATAATATAGGCAAACCCTAGCAGGAAGCATGCTTTGAATATGACTCTCTGAACAAGTTGGAGTCTATCTGATAATTTGTTACGAAATAACTCCCCTCAATCTGCAGAAACAAATCCATGTTTATCCGTAAAACATGTAAAGGATATCTCCAAATATATCCCAAAACCACCCCGCAAGTCTAGAGCTACTAGGAGTCTTCAGCGCGAGTTAGAACATCGGAAACGACTGTTCTAATCAGCAAAGTAGAACATCGAAAGACACTTACGAAAACACGTACATTGTCTACACAATGACAACAAATATAGAGTAGAGAAAATACTCTAacaatatatatacaattattaTAAAAGGAACaaaaaccagggggcttagcccactggccaccgggtcctcacttaagtgaagtgacccgggttcgatccctcttgggaacgaattgatgattggagatataaggtggagtttggtgaatggagagataaggtggttcttagagtggatggggaactaactactaacatctaacatgactttgaccgatcaaaaaaaaaaaaaaaaaaaaaaaaaaaaaaaaaaaaaattataaaaggaACAAAATCGCGTTGTCCAAATTATTTCTTCTTTCCTCctaattatttattcttttttcttcaTGCGTTGCTCTTTCTTCTCCATCACTATGCATCTCCTTCTCCGGGTGATTTCTATAAACCCTGAGGGTGATTTTCCTATTTTCAAAAAGCAATAAGTGGTTTGCGTCTATGAACAGTAGAAATGCAGAAATAGGTTTCTAATATGCAAAATGTGGCTCCAACCGCATTTTGAATGAGttcaaatttgatagattttaCAGTATCGTTGAAAAGGATCTTATAAATTTTTGGGTTTGTCCAAATTTTGTAAGACCTGCAAGATATATGGTCTAGTCTGTTTGACCAAATTTTATATCAAcactattgattttttttttttagaattagatttttttttatataaattaaatttgactttATCTTTCGCCCCAAACTCTATCTCGAAATCATAGTTTAAAACAACTAAATTAATAGATTTGTATATCTCAAAAGgagtatgatttatttttattttttgaggaaaaagtagtatgaatttaaaatttttaagatGGAATTTATCCaactcataataataataaataaataactgaattttaatatgttaattagtaattatatATTACCATGTCAAGGATAAGCTAAAAATGGGAGAAAGCACAAGGACAAATAATTATAGCTACTTATTATCAATGCttcaaaactcaaaataaatagaaatatataATTTGGTTTGGTAATAGTAACATTCAGGGTTTATTTGTACCTAAATACTTGAGGGGCTTACGTGATCTTTTgggaaaatattaaaattatattggATGATCATTTTCCCTAACTTATATGGttacatgcattttttttaatcaaacacattaaaattatttcatataGTCATTATATACAGTCAACCAAATTATCAGAGACTTACACCCGGTATATTAAAACTTCAAAGAATACCAAAAAGTTAATTAATGAATGTCTTTTATTGCATGCTAAAGAGAATAATGGTATATTTAGTGTATAATTTTTCTcaacttttttaaaaataaagtcTATAAGACTGCACAAAACATAGCCAATAAATTCTGTCGTCCACTTATATTATATGAATGGAGTTTGATTCTTGATGGGGGCATAAAAGTCCAAATAAGTAtttacttttctttctttttgggaACTTTTCATTTGATAGTTGGGATATTTACATTTCTAATTTGACCAAATCAAATCCGAAATTCCCACTTTCAAAGCCATAGATGCATGCGTttgtagggatggcaacgggccggatctggaccgggtctggccaataccagatccagatctgttttcatatactagatccagatccagatccgtggatctgaaaattttggatccagatccagatccgtcagatccgcgggtccacgggtctagatccatggatctgctatttctaaattaaattaaaaaatttcacaaaatcaacaatatctaatttccatcatgaaaaatataacacaaaatacttttatctaatcacttgtagtttttattcttttgaatataatttatttattatttttaatttagttaatattattagtaaactaaatataaaatataataatatatatataaaaaataaaatggatccacgggtcggatccggatctaaaatttcaagatccaaatccagatccgttttcaaaactgagatccagatccagatccggatccgtcgggtccaaaaaattgagatccagatccgtttttccgtaaaaacggatctggatccacggatctggaccgggcccaagatccactgccatccctatgCCTTTGTACGTATCTTCACAATTGGGTTTTATTGGTCGTGCAAGAAATCAATCTCCATAAAGATAAGTTGATATTAATAACTCATAagtctataaaaaaaaaaaatcctttttAGGgggaataaaattttgactAGAGTGATTAAAAAAATGGACTAAGAtattagcaaaaaaaaaaaaaaaaaaaaatggctagAAATACCTAGTAATTGATAGGATGCATTTGCGAATGGCGCgtttattatttaattacttttttttttgaagttacaagttacaagaggtatctgaaTACAATTATTAATGCAATCCGTACGCAAACGAGACCTCAACACCACACAACGGTGGAAAAACATCACTGCACGCAGACGAGCCGCACGAAGGCGAGAACGCCCTGCGTATGAGACTAACAAACAATCAAAAGCGAGATCGAATCCAAGACCTTTTACAAAGGAGGGTATTtgagtgcctcaactttgccactaaAACAAGGCCTCATCGACTTAATTACTTATTTATTGAGTAATGTTGAACCGACCAATTTGATTCGGAGCAAAAGTAGTAAATCATCACAATCCAATTTAACATTGAAACATGAAACAACATTATAGAGATTCTCATGTGATAAAAGCAAAGAGAAGTTGGTGGCGTATATATGTCCATTTAAAGTTCTAGGCCATCTCCATCCCAACACATTTTATTTGGTACAAAAATTATGCCAAAtttggttcttcttcttcttcttctttgttgGGTGTCAATTTAACTTAAAGTCGACGGATAGATAAAAATTgagaattcatttttttaatttaaagaaaaagaaaatgaatggGCCAAACTAAAAATATCTCGAGCCCGATACACTAGCCCAAAAATTAAGTAAGTTGACTGATCAATAGTAGATTCTCTTATTACTTGATTGTCAAACTTACTTACTTTGCTTttgaatttgataataatattgtaatatatttttgttttctctaaatgcaaccaaaaaaaaaaacatttcttcgtaaaaattaaaaacccaATTTTGGGTGGGTTATCTGGTTGGAGCTAGGATTCACggtcttagagcatccacaccagatctctcaaaagtaatcataactttaaatttgaactaaaataataaaaagtgagataaaatgatcatttaacagatcacctatattaagttgggcccacaaaaaaatttacaccccttaaatctaatcctaaatttataaaatagataatgaagAATAGGAGAACTGCTGTGTGTAATTGTAAAATAggggttaaaaataatttaagaaagactttaggagtatttttaggagtaaaattttgagagatATGCTGTGGATGTTCTTATTAAAACTACCGTAAA contains:
- the LOC131004701 gene encoding nuclear transcription factor Y subunit C-1-like — its product is MENNPQQSAAPPYPPGAAAAAAAGYPSQPPYQNLLQQQQHQLQVFWNYQKQEIEQVNDFKNHQLPLARIKKIMKADEDVRMISAEAPILFAKACELFILELTIRSWLHAEENKRRTLQKNDIAAAITRTDIFDFLVDIVPRDEIKDEAAALGGIVGPPAGVTGVPYYYPPMGQPMMGRPAVDPGVYVQPPPPPSQAWQSVWQTGAEDGSYGSGGGASSGQGNLDG